One window of the Desulfurellaceae bacterium genome contains the following:
- a CDS encoding CDGSH iron-sulfur domain-containing protein translates to MADVTIRALKNGPYEVRGGAKLTDQKRAEYTGQEDPMYLCRCGQSSNKPFCDGTHQSCGFVAEETAG, encoded by the coding sequence ATGGCAGATGTGACGATTCGTGCGCTGAAAAACGGTCCGTACGAGGTGCGGGGCGGCGCAAAACTTACCGATCAGAAGCGGGCCGAGTACACCGGCCAGGAAGACCCCATGTATCTGTGCCGCTGCGGCCAGTCCTCCAACAAGCCGTTCTGTGACGGAACCCACCAGAGCTGCGGCTTTGTGGCCGAAGAAACCGCCGGCTAA
- a CDS encoding amidase, whose amino-acid sequence MTHHSSDLAFLSLAEAADLIKSGQLSPVELTQAMLERIAALDSQVHAYVTVFAEEALAAAQEAEQQIQAGHYKGPLHGIPLAVKDIYEAGRTTGGSKLRTDYTAEQDCTTVAKLKDAGGLLLGKLATYEFAAGLPTLSSHFQPARNPWNLEYDPGGSSSGSGAALAAGLIFGALGSDTGGSIRWPAFCCGIVGMKATYGRVSRVGVFPLSWNLDHTGPMTRTVRDNALMLQACAGYDPLDPASANIPVPNFSEKLGHDIKGLRLGIPRTLFQDTCGEEILDAFNAAVAQMETLGAEIVDVDSVTHAELQATFWPLTCADAAAYHLADMQTQAEDYNPDLRLILALGNLVRGTSYLQCQRVREQIRTHMLRQLETVDVFMLPTTGVMPAPIRSESPGLYLMAPDFAIYTPLFNLTGFPALALPCGVSSAGLPIGFQLAGRPFDETTVFQVGHAYEQAAGWHERHPTL is encoded by the coding sequence ATGACACACCACAGCTCGGATCTCGCTTTCCTGTCGCTGGCTGAGGCGGCTGATCTGATCAAAAGCGGACAACTCTCGCCCGTTGAGCTGACGCAAGCCATGCTGGAACGCATTGCGGCGCTCGACTCGCAGGTCCACGCCTACGTCACCGTCTTTGCCGAAGAGGCGCTGGCCGCCGCCCAGGAGGCCGAACAACAAATCCAGGCGGGGCACTATAAGGGGCCGTTACACGGCATTCCGCTGGCCGTCAAAGACATCTATGAGGCCGGCCGCACGACCGGCGGCTCAAAGTTACGCACAGACTATACCGCCGAGCAGGACTGCACGACGGTGGCGAAACTCAAGGACGCCGGCGGACTGCTGCTTGGCAAACTGGCAACCTACGAATTTGCGGCTGGCTTACCGACGCTGAGTTCACATTTCCAACCGGCCCGCAACCCGTGGAACCTCGAGTATGATCCAGGCGGATCGAGCAGCGGTTCGGGAGCAGCGCTGGCTGCCGGACTGATTTTTGGGGCGCTGGGGAGTGATACGGGCGGCTCCATCCGCTGGCCGGCGTTCTGCTGCGGTATTGTCGGCATGAAGGCCACCTATGGCCGAGTGAGCCGGGTCGGCGTGTTCCCCCTGTCGTGGAATCTCGACCATACCGGCCCCATGACCCGGACCGTTCGGGACAATGCCCTCATGCTCCAGGCCTGTGCCGGTTACGATCCCCTCGATCCAGCCTCGGCCAATATCCCCGTGCCCAATTTCAGTGAGAAGCTGGGACACGATATCAAGGGCCTGCGTCTCGGTATTCCCCGTACGCTCTTCCAAGACACCTGTGGGGAGGAGATTCTCGACGCCTTCAATGCCGCCGTAGCCCAGATGGAAACGCTGGGGGCTGAGATCGTCGATGTGGACTCCGTCACCCATGCCGAACTCCAGGCAACGTTCTGGCCGCTCACCTGTGCTGACGCGGCCGCCTATCATCTGGCCGACATGCAGACCCAGGCTGAGGACTATAATCCCGACCTGCGCCTCATACTGGCGCTCGGAAATTTGGTCAGAGGCACGAGCTATCTGCAATGTCAGCGCGTGCGGGAGCAAATCCGCACGCACATGCTGCGGCAGTTGGAGACGGTTGATGTGTTCATGCTGCCCACCACCGGGGTGATGCCGGCGCCGATCCGGTCGGAGTCGCCCGGCCTGTATCTGATGGCGCCGGACTTCGCTATTTATACGCCGTTGTTCAATCTGACGGGCTTCCCGGCCCTGGCTCTGCCGTGCGGCGTGAGTAGCGCTGGGCTGCCGATTGGCTTCCAGCTGGCGGGGCGGCCGTTTGATGAGACAACGGTTTTCCAGGTCGGCCATGCCTACGAACAGGCGGCGGGATGGCACGAGCGACACCCGACACTGTAG
- a CDS encoding VOC family protein encodes MLGAVAHVGITVPDMDQAIAFYQDVLGLKVIGDFSVEGEEISDMIQVPGTKVRSVFLRNEDDHRSAPVELLCFSESARQGGQPYEGLTHNGITEIAFWVKDIDKTYEALRSHGVEFYSRPQTFSLEGYGTAKAVYCKDPFGTTLELMQMVKD; translated from the coding sequence ATGCTCGGAGCTGTCGCACATGTAGGTATCACCGTCCCGGATATGGACCAAGCCATTGCCTTCTATCAGGACGTATTGGGGCTGAAAGTGATTGGCGATTTCAGTGTCGAGGGGGAAGAGATCAGCGATATGATCCAGGTGCCTGGCACAAAGGTGCGGTCGGTCTTCCTGCGCAACGAAGACGACCACCGCAGCGCCCCGGTTGAATTGCTGTGCTTCAGCGAATCCGCCCGACAGGGTGGACAGCCGTATGAGGGCCTCACCCACAACGGAATTACCGAGATTGCCTTCTGGGTCAAAGATATTGACAAGACCTACGAGGCGCTGCGCAGCCACGGCGTGGAGTTTTACTCGCGCCCGCAGACGTTCAGCCTCGAGGGCTATGGCACGGCCAAGGCGGTGTATTGCAAAGACCCGTTTGGCACAACCCTCGAACTCATGCAGATGGTCAAGGACTAG
- a CDS encoding amidohydrolase, with product MGNYRVISSDSHVFEPPDLWTSRVESKFRDRAPHVVHRAEDDTDWWVCEGMKGVSGGSGGSQAGKRFDAPETLTMADKMENVRPGGYIPAEHLKDMELDGVQASIVYPSQGLLLYSVPDSELLSALCRAYNNWLADFCRPFPDRIKGIAMLNLDDVHEGVSELTRCARLGLAGAMITVAPPAGRSYNLPEYEPLWAAAQDLAMPLSLHVATNRSTSRNPTLDLEAFDPAFLTNIDHWVRMSLASIIFGGVFERYPRLQIGSIEQELSWVPHFLDRLDYTYTQRAQSTAWRKFKTDLLPSDYFHRNVFLSFQEDALGIRDRHLIGVDNLMWGSDYPHPECTFPRSRQVLEEVLAECSEAEKAKIAGGNAARVYHFD from the coding sequence ATGGGAAATTACAGAGTCATTTCATCCGATAGCCATGTCTTTGAGCCCCCGGATTTGTGGACCAGCCGGGTGGAGTCGAAGTTCAGGGACCGTGCCCCACATGTTGTCCATCGCGCGGAAGATGACACCGACTGGTGGGTGTGTGAGGGCATGAAAGGAGTGAGTGGGGGGTCGGGCGGCTCCCAAGCCGGCAAGCGGTTTGACGCACCCGAGACGCTTACTATGGCCGATAAAATGGAAAACGTGCGGCCGGGGGGCTACATTCCCGCAGAGCACCTCAAGGACATGGAGTTGGATGGGGTGCAGGCGAGTATCGTGTATCCGAGTCAGGGCTTATTGCTGTACAGCGTCCCCGATAGCGAACTGCTGTCGGCCCTGTGTCGAGCCTATAACAACTGGCTGGCCGATTTCTGCCGACCGTTTCCTGACCGGATCAAAGGCATTGCGATGCTCAACCTCGATGATGTTCACGAGGGCGTGAGCGAACTCACCCGGTGTGCCAGGCTCGGACTTGCGGGAGCCATGATCACCGTGGCTCCACCCGCAGGCAGGAGCTACAACTTGCCGGAGTATGAACCGCTGTGGGCTGCGGCTCAGGACTTGGCCATGCCTTTAAGCCTCCACGTTGCCACCAACCGGTCCACCTCGCGGAACCCGACCTTGGATCTGGAAGCCTTCGATCCGGCTTTTCTCACCAACATCGACCATTGGGTGCGCATGTCCCTGGCCTCTATCATTTTCGGCGGTGTCTTCGAGCGCTATCCCAGGCTCCAGATCGGCTCGATAGAGCAGGAGCTGTCGTGGGTGCCGCATTTTCTGGACCGGCTCGATTACACCTATACCCAGCGCGCTCAAAGCACAGCGTGGCGGAAGTTCAAGACCGACCTGCTGCCCAGCGATTATTTCCATCGCAATGTGTTTCTGAGCTTCCAGGAAGATGCCCTGGGCATCCGCGACCGGCACCTGATTGGCGTCGATAACCTCATGTGGGGATCAGATTACCCGCACCCAGAATGTACCTTTCCACGCTCGCGACAAGTGTTGGAAGAGGTCCTGGCCGAGTGTAGCGAGGCGGAGAAGGCCAAGATTGCCGGGGGCAATGCCGCCCGGGTGTACCATTTCGATTGA
- a CDS encoding glutathione S-transferase, whose protein sequence is MKLYDCQMAPNPRRVRVFLAEKGVDIPKTEVSIIEGENLKPEYLAVNPRGLLPTLELDDGSRIDETIAICRYIEETQPEPNLMGRDALEKARIESWQRHMEFDGLNPTGEMFRNSFDPFKNRGLPGLENVQAIPELAARGKAGVERFYERLEHRLSQSTYIAGERYTIADITALCVVDFASFAKMGIPEANTNTKRWHADVSSRPSAKA, encoded by the coding sequence ATGAAATTGTATGATTGCCAAATGGCCCCTAACCCACGTCGGGTGCGTGTCTTTCTGGCGGAAAAGGGGGTCGATATTCCGAAGACCGAGGTGAGTATCATCGAAGGAGAAAACCTCAAGCCGGAATACCTGGCGGTGAATCCGCGCGGCCTGCTGCCCACGCTTGAACTCGACGACGGGAGCCGCATTGACGAGACCATCGCGATTTGCCGCTATATCGAGGAGACGCAGCCGGAGCCCAACCTCATGGGCCGGGACGCCTTGGAGAAGGCCCGGATCGAGTCGTGGCAGCGCCATATGGAATTCGACGGCCTCAATCCTACGGGCGAAATGTTTCGCAACTCGTTTGACCCTTTTAAGAATCGGGGGCTGCCCGGTCTGGAGAATGTCCAGGCCATTCCCGAACTGGCCGCCCGGGGGAAGGCCGGCGTCGAGCGTTTTTATGAGCGCTTGGAACACCGCCTCAGCCAGAGCACCTATATTGCCGGAGAACGGTACACGATTGCCGATATCACCGCGCTGTGTGTGGTCGATTTTGCCAGTTTTGCCAAGATGGGCATTCCCGAGGCCAATACCAACACCAAGCGCTGGCACGCGGACGTTTCCTCACGACCGAGCGCCAAGGCGTAG
- the rlmD gene encoding 23S rRNA (uracil(1939)-C(5))-methyltransferase RlmD yields the protein MSAESHRLTIERLSYGPAGIGRLDGKVVFVPGTVPGDTVEVVIEEDKKTYAVARLVAVHRPSAQRRQPPCPYIPRCGGCPWQHIDYAEQLRAKQELVEEHMRRIGGLSAPPVLPIIPSPREWHYRHRIRLRTEPLARLGFYQARSHELVEIESCLIAGETSPQQLRTARQWLAGLQTVVRRLELLSGEARTGPSPTVLVGNAEGLFQAADAETCERFVDDHPELGGLVLFGRGWRREWGEVGISLDLGVDNLWLSVSSGVFTQVNLAGNRTLVETVLRMGDFSPHDRLVELYCGAGNLSLPLASRVGSLIGIEQDRVAVADARANAARLGFDTLRFVHASARQGIEALLASGQQADVVVLDPSRAGAADIIDRLPQFGARKIVYVSCDPTTLARDLRRLGQHGYRPVSLQPLDLFPHTYHVETVALAVLT from the coding sequence ATGTCTGCCGAGTCCCACCGCCTGACCATCGAGCGTCTGTCCTACGGCCCGGCCGGCATCGGCCGGCTCGACGGCAAGGTCGTCTTTGTGCCCGGCACGGTGCCCGGCGACACGGTCGAGGTGGTGATTGAGGAGGACAAAAAGACCTATGCCGTGGCCCGTCTGGTGGCTGTCCACCGGCCCTCGGCCCAGCGTCGGCAGCCGCCGTGTCCGTATATTCCCCGCTGTGGCGGCTGTCCGTGGCAGCACATAGACTATGCCGAGCAGCTGCGGGCCAAACAGGAGCTGGTCGAGGAGCATATGCGACGGATTGGCGGCCTGTCCGCCCCGCCGGTCCTGCCCATTATTCCCAGCCCCCGGGAGTGGCACTATCGACACCGCATTCGGCTGCGGACCGAGCCGCTGGCCCGGCTGGGCTTTTATCAGGCGCGCTCGCACGAGCTGGTTGAGATCGAGTCGTGTCTCATCGCCGGGGAGACGAGTCCGCAGCAGCTGCGGACGGCGCGCCAGTGGTTGGCCGGGCTGCAAACGGTCGTGCGGCGGCTTGAGTTGCTGAGTGGCGAAGCCCGAACCGGACCGTCCCCAACCGTGTTGGTCGGCAACGCCGAGGGGCTGTTCCAGGCCGCTGACGCCGAGACGTGTGAGCGTTTTGTGGACGACCACCCCGAGCTTGGCGGGCTGGTGTTGTTTGGCCGTGGCTGGCGTCGTGAGTGGGGTGAGGTCGGGATCAGCCTGGACCTCGGGGTTGACAATCTCTGGCTGTCCGTCAGCAGCGGAGTTTTTACCCAGGTAAATCTGGCCGGCAACCGGACCCTGGTTGAAACCGTGCTGCGGATGGGTGACTTCAGCCCCCACGACCGGCTGGTCGAGCTGTACTGCGGAGCCGGGAATCTCAGCCTGCCGCTTGCTTCTCGGGTCGGCTCGCTGATCGGCATAGAACAGGATCGGGTGGCGGTTGCCGACGCCCGCGCCAATGCGGCGCGGCTCGGGTTTGACACCCTGCGCTTTGTCCACGCCTCGGCGCGCCAGGGCATTGAGGCCTTGCTCGCCAGCGGACAACAGGCCGACGTTGTGGTGCTGGACCCGTCGCGGGCCGGAGCCGCGGATATCATCGACAGGCTGCCGCAGTTCGGGGCGCGCAAGATCGTGTATGTGTCGTGCGATCCGACCACCCTGGCCCGCGATCTGCGGCGTCTCGGACAGCATGGCTATCGGCCTGTCAGCCTGCAACCGCTCGACCTTTTTCCCCATACCTACCACGTGGAGACGGTCGCCCTCGCTGTATTGACTTGA
- the thiO gene encoding glycine oxidase ThiO has translation MATTTDVVVIGGGAIGIAVAYQLAGQKIRTWLVDKGQPGQEASAAAAGMLAATSGGSKRGPMYRLKRASQALYPALVRELEERTGIDIEYQTPGIFEILLTEADEQRYRRLYELRAEQGHAVSWLSAEAARRHEPSLTPALRAAVHFAADHHLHNGKLARAWAEAARQRGVSLHTDTTVTEARMSNGRVAEVRVGDDWVSVGSVVIAAGSWSAQVGELFKLRIPVQPAKGQMLAIRASQLRHVIASDDRYLVPRKNGEVILGSTVEFTGYDKDVTLEAVRRLAEWADSVVPGIGKAPLSRCWAGLRPYSPTRRPILGRAPGLENVVLATGHHRNGILLAPITGQLVGELITTGRTSLSLEPFGLPAEPHHAVEEAE, from the coding sequence ATGGCAACCACAACGGATGTCGTCGTTATCGGCGGAGGGGCCATCGGCATCGCGGTGGCCTATCAGCTGGCCGGGCAGAAGATCCGGACCTGGCTGGTGGACAAGGGGCAACCCGGCCAGGAAGCGTCCGCCGCCGCCGCCGGAATGCTGGCCGCCACCAGCGGCGGCTCTAAGCGCGGCCCGATGTATCGGCTCAAACGCGCCAGTCAGGCGCTGTATCCGGCCCTGGTGCGTGAGCTGGAAGAACGCACCGGAATCGATATCGAGTATCAAACCCCCGGCATCTTCGAGATTCTGCTGACCGAGGCGGACGAGCAGCGCTACAGGCGGCTGTACGAACTGCGCGCCGAGCAGGGCCACGCCGTCAGCTGGCTGTCGGCCGAGGCGGCCCGGCGCCACGAGCCGAGCCTCACCCCGGCCCTGCGGGCGGCCGTCCATTTTGCCGCAGACCATCACCTGCACAACGGCAAGCTGGCCCGGGCCTGGGCCGAAGCGGCCCGCCAGCGCGGGGTCAGCCTGCACACAGACACAACGGTCACCGAGGCCCGCATGAGCAATGGGCGGGTCGCCGAGGTCCGGGTCGGTGACGACTGGGTGAGCGTCGGCAGCGTGGTGATCGCCGCCGGCTCATGGTCCGCCCAGGTCGGCGAGCTGTTTAAGCTGCGGATTCCGGTCCAACCGGCCAAGGGACAGATGCTGGCCATTCGCGCCAGCCAGCTCCGCCATGTCATTGCGAGCGACGACCGCTATCTGGTGCCGCGCAAGAACGGCGAGGTCATTCTTGGCTCCACGGTTGAATTCACCGGCTATGACAAGGACGTGACGCTCGAAGCGGTGCGGCGTCTGGCCGAGTGGGCCGACAGCGTGGTGCCGGGCATCGGCAAAGCCCCGCTCAGCCGCTGCTGGGCGGGGCTGCGCCCCTACTCTCCGACCCGGCGACCGATATTGGGTCGGGCGCCCGGCTTGGAGAATGTCGTGCTGGCCACCGGCCATCACCGCAACGGTATTCTCCTGGCTCCGATTACCGGGCAGCTGGTCGGCGAGCTGATTACGACCGGCCGCACCAGCCTGTCGCTCGAGCCGTTCGGGCTGCCGGCCGAGCCGCACCACGCTGTGGAAGAGGCCGAGTGA
- a CDS encoding Rieske 2Fe-2S domain-containing protein — MAYQNDDEPAYTRERVVARLGEIAPGCTKKFIRTVNGRETECFIVNYGGELFAYINSCRHVPMTMDWVENQFLNEDGRYILCATHGAAYEPDTGECIFGPPCGQFLARVPLTIEGQQVIAGQPEAPDD; from the coding sequence GTGGCGTATCAGAACGACGACGAACCAGCCTACACCAGGGAGCGGGTTGTGGCTCGGCTGGGTGAGATCGCACCCGGTTGTACAAAGAAATTCATCCGCACCGTGAACGGACGCGAAACCGAGTGCTTCATTGTGAACTATGGGGGTGAGCTGTTTGCCTACATCAACAGCTGCCGCCATGTGCCGATGACGATGGACTGGGTGGAAAACCAGTTTCTGAATGAGGACGGCCGCTATATCCTGTGCGCCACCCATGGCGCGGCCTACGAGCCGGATACCGGCGAGTGTATTTTTGGTCCGCCGTGCGGTCAGTTCCTGGCCAGAGTGCCGCTCACCATTGAGGGCCAGCAGGTCATTGCCGGGCAGCCCGAGGCGCCGGACGACTGA
- a CDS encoding heme-dependent peroxidase — protein sequence MTVEPIPPVPLTLDGSAILHQMFRIRWPAWNAVAAVEQQAMVEDAAHVLTEMEQAGTSAVFSQLGHKGDLMLVHFRPSFDELNAVELRLAQLQLLEFLEPSSSYLSTVELGLYEASVRLYTALHERGLEPYTPDWDEAVAAERERQRQAMAARLAPAIPARRYLCFYPMDKKRGEVRNWYHVPIAERQKMMREHGMVGRRYAGRVNQIISGSVGFDDWEWGVDLFADDPQVFKQLVYEMRFDEASAVYGLFGTFYLGLRIAAADLGALLGGRLPAFNCSPA from the coding sequence ATGACAGTCGAGCCTATCCCGCCCGTTCCGCTCACCCTTGACGGGTCTGCCATCCTGCACCAGATGTTTCGTATTCGCTGGCCGGCCTGGAACGCCGTGGCGGCTGTCGAACAACAGGCAATGGTGGAGGACGCCGCCCACGTATTGACCGAGATGGAACAGGCGGGCACCAGCGCCGTGTTCTCCCAACTCGGCCACAAGGGCGACCTGATGCTGGTCCATTTCCGGCCCAGCTTTGACGAGCTGAACGCGGTCGAGCTGCGCCTCGCCCAGCTGCAACTGCTGGAGTTTCTGGAGCCCAGCAGTTCGTATCTGTCAACGGTTGAACTGGGTCTGTACGAGGCGTCGGTACGGCTGTATACGGCCCTGCACGAGCGGGGGCTTGAGCCCTACACGCCGGACTGGGACGAGGCGGTGGCGGCCGAACGCGAACGCCAGCGCCAAGCCATGGCCGCGCGTCTGGCGCCGGCCATCCCGGCCCGGCGCTACCTGTGCTTTTACCCGATGGATAAAAAACGGGGCGAGGTCCGCAACTGGTACCACGTACCGATTGCCGAGCGCCAGAAAATGATGCGCGAACACGGCATGGTCGGCCGCCGCTACGCCGGTCGGGTCAACCAGATCATTTCCGGCTCGGTCGGCTTTGACGACTGGGAGTGGGGGGTGGACCTGTTTGCCGACGACCCGCAGGTCTTCAAGCAGCTGGTGTATGAGATGCGTTTTGATGAGGCCAGCGCCGTATACGGCCTGTTCGGAACCTTTTATCTGGGCCTGCGGATTGCAGCCGCAGACCTCGGCGCCCTGCTCGGCGGCCGTCTGCCGGCCTTCAACTGCAGTCCGGCCTGA
- a CDS encoding CoA transferase, translating to MMLGDLGAEVIKIEERVGGDPGRGVMQIAGSKTGGTKRNYYFEANNRQKKSLTLDLKKPEAREIVYQLVEKSDVFVQNFRKGVAAKLGVDYPTLSRHNPQLIYASATGYGPSGPDSGEPSFDYMGLARSGIMNTVGEPDMDPMNITGGIADQMGAIMLAHGIVVALLARERLGVGQEVNTSHLGSMMALQGLNLACRLTLGKEFKRFYRTEAVNPLWNHYKCQDDKWICLAMPQADRYWSDFCTALGIAHLENDSRFETMRARGKNAKELIAILDEIWAGKPRDEWMTILKGGGDFIYTIVNSINDLPDDQQMIDNDYVVDYDHPSWGPSKIVGSPLILSETPADPKAPAPEFGEHSEQILLDLLGYSWEQIGQLREQEVI from the coding sequence ATGATGCTCGGCGACCTGGGGGCCGAGGTGATCAAAATCGAAGAGCGGGTCGGTGGCGACCCCGGCCGGGGGGTGATGCAGATTGCCGGCAGCAAGACCGGCGGCACAAAACGCAACTACTACTTTGAGGCCAACAACCGCCAGAAAAAAAGCCTGACCCTCGACCTCAAAAAACCCGAGGCGCGGGAGATCGTGTATCAACTGGTCGAGAAATCCGACGTGTTTGTCCAGAATTTTCGTAAGGGCGTGGCGGCCAAGCTCGGCGTCGATTACCCGACCCTGTCCCGCCACAATCCCCAGCTGATCTATGCCAGCGCGACCGGCTACGGCCCGAGCGGACCGGATTCGGGCGAGCCGTCGTTTGACTACATGGGCCTGGCCCGCTCGGGGATCATGAACACGGTCGGTGAGCCAGACATGGACCCGATGAACATCACCGGCGGTATTGCCGACCAGATGGGCGCCATCATGCTCGCCCACGGGATCGTCGTGGCCCTGCTGGCGCGGGAGCGCCTGGGCGTCGGCCAGGAGGTGAACACCTCCCACCTGGGCAGCATGATGGCCCTCCAGGGCCTGAACCTGGCCTGCCGGCTGACCCTGGGCAAGGAGTTCAAGCGCTTTTATCGGACCGAGGCGGTCAACCCGCTGTGGAATCACTACAAGTGTCAGGATGACAAATGGATCTGCCTGGCCATGCCACAGGCCGACCGCTACTGGTCGGATTTCTGCACGGCGCTGGGCATCGCCCACCTGGAGAACGATTCGCGTTTTGAGACCATGCGGGCTCGGGGCAAGAACGCCAAGGAGTTGATCGCCATTCTGGACGAGATCTGGGCCGGCAAACCGCGTGACGAGTGGATGACCATCCTGAAAGGCGGCGGCGACTTCATCTATACCATCGTCAACAGCATCAACGACCTGCCCGACGATCAGCAGATGATCGACAACGACTATGTGGTCGATTACGACCATCCGTCCTGGGGACCGAGCAAGATTGTCGGCTCGCCGCTCATCCTAAGCGAAACCCCGGCCGACCCCAAGGCGCCGGCGCCCGAGTTTGGCGAGCACTCGGAGCAGATTCTGCTCGATCTGCTGGGCTATTCCTGGGAGCAGATCGGTCAGCTCAGAGAGCAGGAAGTGATTTAG